A region of Chitinophagales bacterium DNA encodes the following proteins:
- a CDS encoding PorP/SprF family type IX secretion system membrane protein — translation MVSGEWSVVTLFSNLNIELSKISFKPDLKQKNKRPILTTNHYLVKLCAILRVTLCYNNKNVYAKKLVSILLLILFSLTLSFLRSQDLHFSQYYRTPIFLNPANTGAMEEDIRLMAIARNQWATIPVNYNSIGISADMNFPFKLTKDKFGLGLQVLADRAGDSKFTTFQATGSGAYHLITSGLNFMILSIGANVNYINRSYNPELLRFPEQFNGDYFDPSLPVTEQFDRLSLNFFDFGIGLNYQQTFMQEHILGIGASMQHLLSSEQNFLRKSTNTLLQNRINIYVNGEFRIGKGYSIIPLFFYQYQDKKYEIVFGGGVGMNLAPKSKERNKLKLGVSWRAGDAFIPWVQYDIKRSSIQLSYDMNTSPLRIASNSYGGLELSFGYLLQVRPEKERYYDFCPFIWF, via the coding sequence GTGGTCAGTGGAGAGTGGTCAGTGGTTACCTTATTTAGCAATTTGAACATAGAATTAAGCAAGATTTCTTTTAAGCCTGATTTGAAACAAAAAAACAAGAGACCCATTCTAACTACCAATCATTACTTAGTGAAACTTTGTGCAATACTTCGCGTAACTTTGTGCTACAATAATAAAAATGTATACGCAAAAAAGCTAGTCTCTATTCTTCTCCTTATTCTTTTTTCTTTAACTCTTAGTTTCCTCCGTAGTCAAGACTTACATTTTTCCCAGTATTATCGTACCCCTATCTTTCTAAATCCAGCTAATACCGGTGCTATGGAGGAAGATATAAGACTCATGGCTATAGCCAGAAATCAATGGGCGACTATTCCGGTGAATTATAACTCGATAGGTATAAGCGCCGATATGAATTTCCCATTTAAATTGACCAAAGATAAATTTGGTTTGGGACTACAAGTGCTAGCGGATAGAGCAGGAGACTCTAAATTTACGACATTCCAGGCTACTGGATCTGGTGCTTATCATCTTATCACCTCTGGTCTCAATTTCATGATACTATCTATAGGTGCGAATGTCAATTATATCAATAGAAGTTATAACCCTGAGCTTCTCAGATTTCCAGAACAGTTCAATGGGGATTATTTCGACCCAAGCCTGCCAGTCACAGAGCAGTTTGATAGACTGAGCCTCAATTTTTTTGATTTTGGGATAGGATTAAACTATCAACAAACTTTTATGCAGGAGCATATCTTAGGGATTGGAGCCTCTATGCAGCACCTACTTTCTTCCGAGCAGAATTTTTTAAGAAAATCTACGAATACCTTGTTGCAAAATAGAATAAATATTTATGTCAACGGAGAATTCAGAATCGGCAAAGGATATAGTATTATTCCTCTTTTTTTCTATCAGTATCAGGATAAAAAATATGAAATCGTTTTCGGCGGCGGTGTAGGTATGAATCTGGCACCTAAAAGTAAAGAGCGAAATAAACTTAAACTGGGAGTGAGTTGGAGAGCAGGCGATGCCTTTATCCCATGGGTTCAATACGACATCAAACGCTCATCAATTCAACTGAGCTATGACATGAATACTTCCCCTCTCCGCATAGCGAGCAATAGTTATGGTGGATTAGAATTATCATTTGGATATCTGCTACAGGTAAGACCAGAGAAGGAACGATATTATGATTTCTGTCCGTTTATTTGGTTCTAA
- a CDS encoding AraC family transcriptional regulator gives MFVKTIKPSRLLEEYIENYIYIEGNNKGISLPKTNMSLVFNLGDAFKLFHDNSFSSAANYYKHWIAGIQTKPNYVESYGKSRMFTIQFKIVGCYAFFKEPLSLFKNEFITLDNVFSYEAEEIWEKMLSAKTLEEQVLIIEDFLFEKLIKKKINYNKIKGIKTLLNENNLSNVNAMTKELNTSRKHLNQLFNNYIGVSTKTLLSIIRINDSYRIISKENQDNLSILAYEMNYADQAHFNNNFKQLTGLTPTEYIHIYRSFPSMKITPHYIPFLK, from the coding sequence ATGTTCGTCAAAACCATAAAACCGAGCCGTTTACTTGAAGAATATATTGAAAATTATATTTATATAGAAGGTAATAATAAAGGAATAAGTTTACCTAAGACAAATATGAGTTTGGTATTTAACTTAGGCGATGCCTTCAAGCTATTCCATGATAATAGTTTCTCTTCAGCTGCCAATTATTACAAACATTGGATAGCTGGAATACAAACCAAACCAAACTATGTAGAAAGTTATGGTAAGAGCCGTATGTTTACCATTCAATTCAAAATTGTAGGGTGCTATGCGTTTTTTAAAGAGCCACTCTCTCTTTTTAAGAATGAATTTATAACACTTGACAATGTTTTCTCCTATGAAGCAGAAGAAATCTGGGAGAAAATGCTTTCTGCGAAAACCCTCGAGGAACAAGTATTGATTATAGAGGATTTTTTATTCGAAAAGTTAATTAAGAAAAAAATAAACTACAACAAGATAAAAGGAATCAAAACTCTACTAAATGAAAACAATTTATCTAATGTAAATGCTATGACTAAAGAGCTAAATACGTCACGTAAGCATCTAAATCAACTATTTAATAATTATATAGGTGTTTCTACTAAAACTTTGCTTTCAATTATTAGAATAAACGATTCTTACCGGATAATTTCTAAAGAAAATCAAGACAATCTTTCGATTTTAGCTTATGAAATGAATTATGCTGATCAAGCACATTTTAACAATAACTTCAAGCAGTTAACTGGTTTAACACCAACAGAATATATTCATATTTATAGGTCATTTCCATCTATGAAAATCACACCTCATTATATTCCTTTTCTTAAATAG